A stretch of DNA from Halobacillus litoralis:
ATGGATCACGCGATGTCTCTTGGTGCAGATTATTTGGCGACAGGCCACTATGCGCAAGTCCGTGAAAACGACGGCACGTATGAAATGCTTCGTGGAGTCGATCACAATAAAGATCAAACGTACTTCTTGAACCAGCTATCACAGGAAGTGCTCTCTAAAGTAATGTTTCCACTAGGCCATCTTGAGAAAAAAGATGTGCGTGTGATTGCTGAAGAGCATGGTCTAGCCACAGCTAAAAAGAAGGATTCCACAGGGATTTGCTTTATCGGCGAGCGTAACTTCAAGGAGTTCCTAAGTGAATATTTACCGGCACAGCCAGGTAATATGGAAACTCTTGATGGTGAAGTGAAAGGGAAGCATGATGGTTTGATGTACTACACATTAGGTCAGCGTCAAGGGTTAGGCATTGGAGGAGCTGGAGATCCATGGTTCGTTGTAGGTAAGAATGTTGCAGATAATATTCTCTACGTTGGGCAAGGGTTCCATCATGATGCACTTTACTCTGACGGTCTCATCGCTTCTGAAGCGAGTTGGACAAAAGGAGATGTACCGACTGAATCATTCAAATGCACCGCTAAATTCCGTTACCGCCAAGAAGATAGTGGAGTGACGGTGTACCCTATGGAAGATGGAACGTGGAAAGTCATGTTTGACGAACCAGAACGTGCCATCACCCCAGGGCAGGCGGTCGTCTTCTACGATGGAGAAGTTTGCTTAGGTGGAGCGACAATCGATGTCGTGCTCAAACAAGATGAAGCGATCACTTATGTAGGATAGAATGAAAAAGTCATGTCCGTATCTTTTGGACATGACTTTTTTATGAGGATAAGGAAAAAGTGAGATAACACTGTTAGTAATGTGTTAGGTGGCATGAAAATGTCGATCAAGGAGAATATGGGAAGGAGAATTTTGAGAATGGATAAACTAAAGCAAGGAATTGAACAGATGCAAAACCATAATTATGAGGAGGCAGCGAAGCTGTTTACGGAGGCCATTGATGAGAATCCAAAAGAGCCTGTTGGGTATATCAACTTCGGTAATTTGCTGACACATATGAATGATCATGAAAGAGGAGAGCGCTTCTTTCTCCGTGCCATCGAATTGGATGAGACGGCCGCAACCGCCTACTATGGTCTAGGTAACGTGTACTATGAGCAGGAGAAGTACACAAAAGCGCAGGAACAGTTCATCCAGGCGATTCAGCATGGGCTGGATGAAGCGGATGTCCACTTCATGTTAGGAATGACATTCATCCATCAAGAATACGTAAAACTTGCTCTGCCTTATCTTCTTAGAGCCTCAGAACTCGCCCCGGAAGACGTTGATGTCCAATTCCAATACGGCTTGTGCCTGGCTCAAAATGGACAGATTGATCAGGCTGAACAAGTGATGAACCATGTGCTACAATTAGAAGAACAACACAGTGATGCGCATTATAACCTTGGTGTCGTTGCTCTTCATAAGGAGAATGCCAAGAAAGCTTTGGAGCATTTTTCTAAAGCTTTGGAAATTAATCCTGAGCATATGCTGGCAGCACATGCTAAGGGGCAAGTTGAACAAGCGTTAAACGAGTAGAGGAGTTCGATGGTCATGACTCAACAATCGCTCTTTCAAGATTCGAATGAAGAACGTCCGTACGTCAAAGGGGAATTGAGTCGGATGATTTTTCATAATGAATCCGAGCACTTTTCGATCGCTTCCATTAATGTTAAGGAAACAAATGAAGTTTTCGAGGAAAAGTCCCTTGTGATCAAAGGGCATTTTTCTCCTTTGGAAGAAGGCGAAACGTATATGTTTTATGGAGAATTCAAAAACCATAAGAAATTCGGGCTGCAATATGAGGTCGACATGTACAATCGTGTCCTGCCTGAAACGAAAGATGGAATCGTCCTTTACTTGTCCAGCGACCTTTTTCACGGCATCGGAAAAAAAACGGCCGAACGAATCGTAGATGAGTTAGGAGAACAAGCGATATCGAGGATACTGGAAAACCGTGATGTGCTGGACACTGTTCCAAAGCTCCCTAAAGAAAAAGCGGATCAACTATATGAAGCCTTAAAAGAGCATCAAGGGTTCGAGCACGTCATGATTCATTTGTCCCAATATGGATTTGGTTTGAAGCTTGCTCAGAAAATTTATGAAGCCTTTAAGGATCAAACGATGGCCATCATTGAAGAGGACCCTTATCAGCTCGTCTTCCATGTGGATGGTTTTGGTTTTCATCGAGCGGATGAAATGGCGAAGATGCAGAACCTTTCCCATGATCATCCCACAAGGATTCGGGCGGCGTGTTTGTATATGATGCAAAAAAGTATGAGTGCGGGTCATGTTTATTTACCTACAGAAGAGTGTCTCGTCCAGGTTGAACAGCTTTTGAATCAGGGTTCCGATCCGGCCATTACTTTTGAACAGCTATCTGAGCAAATGATCCACCTTGGTGAGGAACGTTTTGTGTATATTGAAGAGGAACGTATCTACCTTCCGACACTATATTTTGCCGAAAATGGCTTTTGTGGTCATGTGGATCGTATTCAAGAAAAAGAGGTTGATGCAGCCCATACACAGGCAGATTTGATGAAAATCATCGGGGATCTGGAAGAAGAGGAAGCGATGAGCTATGGGGAAGATCAGTTCACTGCCATCGAAAAAGCTCTTCATTCCAAATTGATGATTTTAACAGGTGGACCGGGAACGGGGAAAACTACAGTTATTAAAGGAATCATCCATACGTATGCAGAATTGAACGATCTTTCTATTGATCCCGGAGATTATGATAGTGACAAGCCATTTCCATTCGTTCTTGCAGCACCTACAGGGAGAGCGGCAAAAAGGATGACAGAATCGACGGGGCTTCCGGCAAGCACTATCCACCGTTTGCTTGGGTGGGATGGGCATGACTCCTTTGAACGCAATCAGAACAACCCACTGGAAGGGAGTGTATTGATCATCGATGAGTTTTCGATGGTCGATATTTGGCTTGCTAACCAGTTGTTCCGTGCCATTCCTGATGATATGCAGGTCTTGCTAGTGGGAGACGAAGACCAACTGCCTTCGGTAGGGCCTGGCCAGGTGCTTGCTGACCTCCTGGCTTCTCACACGCTTCCTTCTGTGAAGTTAACAGAAGTCTATCGTCAAAAGGAAGGTTCGAAAATCATCCAGCTTGCTCATGAAATAAAAAAGGATGCTTGTACTTCTGCCTCTCTTGAAAAGGATCATGATTTCAACTTTATCCCAGCAAGAGAACACCAGTTAAGTGATCTCGTGACAAACATTGTTCAAAAAGCGTTGGACAAGGGGAATGACTTGAAAGATATTCAAGTACTTGCGCCGATGTACCGTACAGACGTGGGGATTCATAAGTTAAATGAAAGCATCCAGCAGACGGTCAATCCGAAAAGTAAACAAAAACGCGACTTGAGGCACTTCGATGTGAC
This window harbors:
- the mnmA gene encoding tRNA 2-thiouridine(34) synthase MnmA, with product MKDPKDTRVVVGMSGGVDSSVAALLLKEQGYDVVGIFMKNWDDTDENGVCTATEDYEDVIRVCNQLDIPYFAVNFEKQYWDKVFTYFLDEYKKGRTPNPDVMCNKEIKFKAFMDHAMSLGADYLATGHYAQVRENDGTYEMLRGVDHNKDQTYFLNQLSQEVLSKVMFPLGHLEKKDVRVIAEEHGLATAKKKDSTGICFIGERNFKEFLSEYLPAQPGNMETLDGEVKGKHDGLMYYTLGQRQGLGIGGAGDPWFVVGKNVADNILYVGQGFHHDALYSDGLIASEASWTKGDVPTESFKCTAKFRYRQEDSGVTVYPMEDGTWKVMFDEPERAITPGQAVVFYDGEVCLGGATIDVVLKQDEAITYVG
- the recD2 gene encoding SF1B family DNA helicase RecD2, which codes for MTQQSLFQDSNEERPYVKGELSRMIFHNESEHFSIASINVKETNEVFEEKSLVIKGHFSPLEEGETYMFYGEFKNHKKFGLQYEVDMYNRVLPETKDGIVLYLSSDLFHGIGKKTAERIVDELGEQAISRILENRDVLDTVPKLPKEKADQLYEALKEHQGFEHVMIHLSQYGFGLKLAQKIYEAFKDQTMAIIEEDPYQLVFHVDGFGFHRADEMAKMQNLSHDHPTRIRAACLYMMQKSMSAGHVYLPTEECLVQVEQLLNQGSDPAITFEQLSEQMIHLGEERFVYIEEERIYLPTLYFAENGFCGHVDRIQEKEVDAAHTQADLMKIIGDLEEEEAMSYGEDQFTAIEKALHSKLMILTGGPGTGKTTVIKGIIHTYAELNDLSIDPGDYDSDKPFPFVLAAPTGRAAKRMTESTGLPASTIHRLLGWDGHDSFERNQNNPLEGSVLIIDEFSMVDIWLANQLFRAIPDDMQVLLVGDEDQLPSVGPGQVLADLLASHTLPSVKLTEVYRQKEGSKIIQLAHEIKKDACTSASLEKDHDFNFIPAREHQLSDLVTNIVQKALDKGNDLKDIQVLAPMYRTDVGIHKLNESIQQTVNPKSKQKRDLRHFDVTYRKGDKVIQLVNQPEDGVYNGDIGEIVAIFRAEENVDGVEQVVVDFEGKEVVYPKKDLNSIMHAYCTSIHKSQGSEFSIVILPIVRSYRRMLRKNLIYTAITRSKQSLIICGDPAAFLDGVGTTDTNTRYTRLKEKLQEESAPEVDTEEEEEQLSPYDFM
- a CDS encoding tetratricopeptide repeat protein, with the protein product MDKLKQGIEQMQNHNYEEAAKLFTEAIDENPKEPVGYINFGNLLTHMNDHERGERFFLRAIELDETAATAYYGLGNVYYEQEKYTKAQEQFIQAIQHGLDEADVHFMLGMTFIHQEYVKLALPYLLRASELAPEDVDVQFQYGLCLAQNGQIDQAEQVMNHVLQLEEQHSDAHYNLGVVALHKENAKKALEHFSKALEINPEHMLAAHAKGQVEQALNE